The following proteins are encoded in a genomic region of Glycine soja cultivar W05 chromosome 17, ASM419377v2, whole genome shotgun sequence:
- the LOC114392685 gene encoding hydroxyproline O-galactosyltransferase GALT6-like isoform X1, with product MKRGNNLVALSRQRSIQILIAIAFLYVLFFTLEIPLVFRIAQKQRPTHTRRQLVRRQNGVVSALILNDAAFDSELYQSSCRAGKAIWEELKLKSRSPRGLISKPENRSGPCPGSVSVSGPEFLGRGSLMMIPCGLTLGSHVTVVGKPSRVQRKTCQFVMELLGLKTVEGEEPPRVLHFNPRLKGDWSWKPVIELNTCYRMHWGTALRCDGWKSRAGEDTVDGLLKCEKWIRGDEDNRDAVETKAAWWLKRLIGRTKRVNVDWPFPFSENKLFILTLSAGFEGFHINVDGRHVTSFPYRTGFTLEDATGLTLSGDIDVHSVFAASLPSVHPNVSSQQHLEFSTRWRAPNLPRYGVELFVGILSAGNHFAERMAVRKSWMQHSFIKSSKVVTRFFVALHPRKEINVELKKEAEYFGDIVIVPYIDNYDLVVLKTMAICEYGVHTVSAEYIMKGDDDTFVKIDAVMNQARNVPRSMSFYIGNINYRHKPLRWGKWAVTYKEWPEEEYPPYANGPGYILSSDIAHYIISEFEMHKLRLFKMEDVSMGMWVKQFNRSKPVNYLHSFKFCQYGCVEGYYTAHYQSPRQMICLWDKLQMKTTPECCNMR from the exons ATGAAAAGAGGGAACAATTTGGTCGCATTGAGCAGACAACGATCCATTCAGATTCTCATCGCCATTGCGTTCTTGTACGTCCTCTTCTTCACCCTCGAAATCCCCCTCGTCTTCAGAATCGCCCAAAAACAACGACCCACTCACACCCGCCGTCAACTCGTTCGCCGCCAAAACGGCGTCGTCTCCGCCTTGATCCTAAACGACGCCGCGTTCGATTCGGAGCTCTACCAATCCTCCTGCCGCGCCGGAAAAGCCATCTGGGaagaactaaaactaaaatcacGGAGCCCGCGAGGCCTCATTTCTAAGCCCGAGAACCGATCTGGGCCGTGCCCGGGATCCGTCTCCGTGTCCGGGCCCGAGTTTCTGGGCCGCGGGAGTTTGATGATGATTCCGTGTGGGCTTACGTTGGGTTCCCACGTAACGGTGGTTGGGAAGCCGTCAAGGGTGCAACGGAAGACGTGTCAGTTCGTGATGGAGTTGCTGGGGCTGAAGACGGTGGAGGGTGAGGAACCGCCCAGGGTGCTACATTTCAACCCTAGGTTGAAAGGGGATTGGAGTTGGAAGCCCGTGATTGAACTCAACACGTGTTACCGCATGCATTGGGGTACTGCCTTGCGATGTGATGGTTGGAAATCCAGAGCTGGTGAAGATACTg TTGATGGGTTGTTGAAGTGTGAGAAGTGGATTAGGGGTGATGAAGATAATAGGGATGCAGTGGAGACCAAGGCAGCGTGGTGGTTGAAGAGATTGATAGGGCGAACAAAACGAGTAAATGTTGACTGGCCATTTCCATTTTCTGAGAACAAGCTATTTATTCTTACTCTTAGTGCTGGATTTGAGGGTTTCCATATTAATGTTGATGGGAGGCATGTGACCTCTTTTCCTTATCGCACT GGATTTACTCTTGAGGATGCCACTGGTCTTACTTTGAGTGGGGACATTGATGTCCATTCTGTATTTGCTGCTTCTTTGCCTTCGGTGCATCCTAATGTTTCTTCGCAGCAGCATCTTGAATTTTCAACCAGATGGCGTGCGCCAAATCTTCCTCGCTATGGTGTGgaattgtttgtagggatcctTTCAGCTGGAAACCATTTTGCTGAGCGGATGGCTGTGAGGAAGTCATGGATGCAGCATAGCTTTATCAAATCTTCTAAAGTGGTCACTCGTTTCTTTGTAGCACTG CACCCGAGGAAAGAAATTAATGTGGAGTTAAAGAAGGAAGCAGAATATTTTGGTGATATTGTTATAGTTCCTTACATTGATAACTATGACCTTGTTGTGTTGAAAACGATGGCCATATGTGAATATGGG GTTCACACAGTTTCTGCGGAGTATATCATGAAAGGTGATGATGACACTTTTGTAAAAATTGATGCTGTTATGAATCAAGCAAGGAATGTTCCACGTTCTATGAGCTTTTATATTGGGAACATTAATTACCGACACAAACCCTTGCGCTGGGGTAAATGGGCTGTGACATATAAG GAGTGGCCAGAAGAGGAATACCCACCCTATGCAAATGGACCGGGTTATATTTTGTCTTCTGATATTGCACACTACATTatatctgaatttgagatgcatAAATTAAGG TTGTTTAAGATGGAAGATGTGAGTATGGGAATGTGGGTAAAGCAATTTAACAGATCGAAACCGGTAAACTATTTGCATAGCTTCAAGTTCTGCCAATATGGTTGTGTAGAAGGCTATTACACAGCCCATTACCAATCGCCTAGGCAGATGATATGCCTGTGGGATAAATTGCAGATGAAGACAACGCCTGAGTGCTGCAACATGAGATAA
- the LOC114392371 gene encoding 60S ribosome subunit biogenesis protein NIP7 homolog, with the protein MRPLDEKETSAVFEKLFKFVGNNLKNIVENPSHEGPDSNPGRYCFRLHKNKIFYASESLVKRATNVARPNLVSLGTCIGKYTHGGSFHLTVQALNLLAANAKHKVWLKPQSEMSFLYGNHVLKGALGKLSENIAAGDGVVVFSMADVPLGFGVAAKSTLDCRKLDPNGIVVLHQADVGEYLRMEDEL; encoded by the coding sequence aTGAGACCCTTGGACGAGAAGGAGACGAGCGCAGTGTTCGAGAAGCTGTTCAAGTTCGTCGGAAACAACCTGAAGAACATCGTGGAGAACCCCTCGCACGAAGGTCCCGATTCGAACCCCGGGCGCTACTGCTTCCGGCTCCACAAGAACAAGATCTTCTACGCCAGCGAGTCCCTCGTGAAGCGCGCCACCAACGTCGCCCGCCCCAACCTGGTCTCCCTCGGCACCTGCATCGGGAAATACACCCACGGCGGCAGCTTCCACCTCACCGTCCAGGCCCTCAACTTGCTCGCCGCCAACGCCAAGCACAAGGTCTGGCTCAAGCCCCAGTCCGAGATGTCCTTCTTGTACGGCAACCATGTCTTGAAGGGCGCTCTCGGGAAACTCTCCGAAAACATCGCTGCCGGTGACGGGGTTGTCGTCTTCTCCATGGCCGACGTGCCGTTGGGTTTCGGTGTCGCCGCCAAGTCCACGCTGGATTGTAGGAAGCTGGATCCCAACGGGATTGTTGTTCTGCACCAGGCCGATGTGGGAGAGTACTTGAGGATGGAAGATGAGCTTTGA
- the LOC114392455 gene encoding uncharacterized protein LOC114392455 isoform X2, protein MAHYPLQRRNLAAPESNPTTPNPDLIQTYKPSFLVKHLTNLNLSQPHKTRPPQKHSPLIDTHLQAKAIQEKESSVTVPVKRTHKEKPQRHCLKLERRELGDHNDKGMVEDAKVVKGKPRNPHLEKHDVVVVAAAERMSVSSLAPGGGRRRSFCGTQANLRDVFAINGAKMVSVDMPPFMQIHAVDCARKAIDSMEKFTSKTLALSLKK, encoded by the exons ATGGCACACTACCCCTTACAGCGTCGGAATCTAGCAGCTCCAGAATCTAACCCTACAACCCCAAACCCAGATCTCATCCAAACCTATAAACCCTCTTTCTTAGTAAAACACTTGACAAACCTAAACTTGAGTCAACCCCACAAAACCCGTCCACCCCAAAAACACTCTCCTCTTATTGACACCCATTTGCAGGCCAAAGCCATACAAGAGAAAGAGAGTTCTGTTACTGTGCCTGTGAAGAGAACCCACAAAGAGAAGCCCCAAAGGCACTGTTTGAAATTGGAAAGGAGGGAACTTGGTGATCATAATGATAAGGGCATGGTCGAGGATGCTAAGGTTGTAAAAGGAAAACCTAGGAATCCTCATTTGGAGaaacatgatgttgttgttgttgctgctgctgagAGAATGTCCGTGTCGTCTTTGGCTCCGGGTGGGGGTAGAAGGAGATCCTTCTGTGGAACACAGGCTAATTTAAGAGATGTCTTTGCAATCAATGGTGCCAAAATGGTTTCGGTTGATATGCCACCCTTTATGCAGATCCATGCTGTGGATTGTGCTAGAAAGGCCATAGATAGCATGGAGAAGTTCACATCCAAAACCCTTGCACTCTCCCTCAAGAAG TAG
- the LOC114392685 gene encoding hydroxyproline O-galactosyltransferase GALT6-like isoform X2, protein MKRGNNLVALSRQRSIQILIAIAFLYVLFFTLEIPLVFRIAQKQRPTHTRRQLVRRQNGVVSALILNDAAFDSELYQSSCRAGKAIWEELKLKSRSPRGLISKPENRSGPCPGSVSVSGPEFLGRGSLMMIPCGLTLGSHVTVVGKPSRVQRKTCQFVMELLGLKTVEGEEPPRVLHFNPRLKGDWSWKPVIELNTCYRMHWGTALRCDGWKSRAGEDTVDGLLKCEKWIRGDEDNRDAVETKAAWWLKRLIGRTKRGFTLEDATGLTLSGDIDVHSVFAASLPSVHPNVSSQQHLEFSTRWRAPNLPRYGVELFVGILSAGNHFAERMAVRKSWMQHSFIKSSKVVTRFFVALHPRKEINVELKKEAEYFGDIVIVPYIDNYDLVVLKTMAICEYGVHTVSAEYIMKGDDDTFVKIDAVMNQARNVPRSMSFYIGNINYRHKPLRWGKWAVTYKEWPEEEYPPYANGPGYILSSDIAHYIISEFEMHKLRLFKMEDVSMGMWVKQFNRSKPVNYLHSFKFCQYGCVEGYYTAHYQSPRQMICLWDKLQMKTTPECCNMR, encoded by the exons ATGAAAAGAGGGAACAATTTGGTCGCATTGAGCAGACAACGATCCATTCAGATTCTCATCGCCATTGCGTTCTTGTACGTCCTCTTCTTCACCCTCGAAATCCCCCTCGTCTTCAGAATCGCCCAAAAACAACGACCCACTCACACCCGCCGTCAACTCGTTCGCCGCCAAAACGGCGTCGTCTCCGCCTTGATCCTAAACGACGCCGCGTTCGATTCGGAGCTCTACCAATCCTCCTGCCGCGCCGGAAAAGCCATCTGGGaagaactaaaactaaaatcacGGAGCCCGCGAGGCCTCATTTCTAAGCCCGAGAACCGATCTGGGCCGTGCCCGGGATCCGTCTCCGTGTCCGGGCCCGAGTTTCTGGGCCGCGGGAGTTTGATGATGATTCCGTGTGGGCTTACGTTGGGTTCCCACGTAACGGTGGTTGGGAAGCCGTCAAGGGTGCAACGGAAGACGTGTCAGTTCGTGATGGAGTTGCTGGGGCTGAAGACGGTGGAGGGTGAGGAACCGCCCAGGGTGCTACATTTCAACCCTAGGTTGAAAGGGGATTGGAGTTGGAAGCCCGTGATTGAACTCAACACGTGTTACCGCATGCATTGGGGTACTGCCTTGCGATGTGATGGTTGGAAATCCAGAGCTGGTGAAGATACTg TTGATGGGTTGTTGAAGTGTGAGAAGTGGATTAGGGGTGATGAAGATAATAGGGATGCAGTGGAGACCAAGGCAGCGTGGTGGTTGAAGAGATTGATAGGGCGAACAAAACGA GGATTTACTCTTGAGGATGCCACTGGTCTTACTTTGAGTGGGGACATTGATGTCCATTCTGTATTTGCTGCTTCTTTGCCTTCGGTGCATCCTAATGTTTCTTCGCAGCAGCATCTTGAATTTTCAACCAGATGGCGTGCGCCAAATCTTCCTCGCTATGGTGTGgaattgtttgtagggatcctTTCAGCTGGAAACCATTTTGCTGAGCGGATGGCTGTGAGGAAGTCATGGATGCAGCATAGCTTTATCAAATCTTCTAAAGTGGTCACTCGTTTCTTTGTAGCACTG CACCCGAGGAAAGAAATTAATGTGGAGTTAAAGAAGGAAGCAGAATATTTTGGTGATATTGTTATAGTTCCTTACATTGATAACTATGACCTTGTTGTGTTGAAAACGATGGCCATATGTGAATATGGG GTTCACACAGTTTCTGCGGAGTATATCATGAAAGGTGATGATGACACTTTTGTAAAAATTGATGCTGTTATGAATCAAGCAAGGAATGTTCCACGTTCTATGAGCTTTTATATTGGGAACATTAATTACCGACACAAACCCTTGCGCTGGGGTAAATGGGCTGTGACATATAAG GAGTGGCCAGAAGAGGAATACCCACCCTATGCAAATGGACCGGGTTATATTTTGTCTTCTGATATTGCACACTACATTatatctgaatttgagatgcatAAATTAAGG TTGTTTAAGATGGAAGATGTGAGTATGGGAATGTGGGTAAAGCAATTTAACAGATCGAAACCGGTAAACTATTTGCATAGCTTCAAGTTCTGCCAATATGGTTGTGTAGAAGGCTATTACACAGCCCATTACCAATCGCCTAGGCAGATGATATGCCTGTGGGATAAATTGCAGATGAAGACAACGCCTGAGTGCTGCAACATGAGATAA
- the LOC114392455 gene encoding uncharacterized protein LOC114392455 isoform X1, giving the protein MAHYPLQRRNLAAPESNPTTPNPDLIQTYKPSFLVKHLTNLNLSQPHKTRPPQKHSPLIDTHLQAKAIQEKESSVTVPVKRTHKEKPQRHCLKLERRELGDHNDKGMVEDAKVVKGKPRNPHLEKHDVVVVAAAERMSVSSLAPGGGRRRSFCGTQANLRDVFAINGAKMVSVDMPPFMQIHAVDCARKAIDSMEKFTSKTLALSLKKEFDGVYGPAWHCIVGTSFGSFVTHSVGGFLYFSMDQKLYILLFKTAVQKAA; this is encoded by the exons ATGGCACACTACCCCTTACAGCGTCGGAATCTAGCAGCTCCAGAATCTAACCCTACAACCCCAAACCCAGATCTCATCCAAACCTATAAACCCTCTTTCTTAGTAAAACACTTGACAAACCTAAACTTGAGTCAACCCCACAAAACCCGTCCACCCCAAAAACACTCTCCTCTTATTGACACCCATTTGCAGGCCAAAGCCATACAAGAGAAAGAGAGTTCTGTTACTGTGCCTGTGAAGAGAACCCACAAAGAGAAGCCCCAAAGGCACTGTTTGAAATTGGAAAGGAGGGAACTTGGTGATCATAATGATAAGGGCATGGTCGAGGATGCTAAGGTTGTAAAAGGAAAACCTAGGAATCCTCATTTGGAGaaacatgatgttgttgttgttgctgctgctgagAGAATGTCCGTGTCGTCTTTGGCTCCGGGTGGGGGTAGAAGGAGATCCTTCTGTGGAACACAGGCTAATTTAAGAGATGTCTTTGCAATCAATGGTGCCAAAATGGTTTCGGTTGATATGCCACCCTTTATGCAGATCCATGCTGTGGATTGTGCTAGAAAGGCCATAGATAGCATGGAGAAGTTCACATCCAAAACCCTTGCACTCTCCCTCAAGAAG GAATTTGATGGGGTGTATGGACCGGCATGGCACTGTATTGTGGGGACTAGTTTTGGGTCTTTTGTGACCCATTCTGTTGGAGGGTTTCTATATTTCTCCATGGATCAAAAATTATACATCCTCTTATTTAAGACCGCTGTACAAAAAGCAGCTTGA